Proteins co-encoded in one Microbacterium hydrocarbonoxydans genomic window:
- a CDS encoding anthranilate synthase component I family protein encodes MPDRLTARILTRAVDPEDLFLALEADVEDIFWLDAGAGATDGWSYVGTGDAAAVPRSVRLDGASDAEPAAPPLRGGWVGWMDYEAGARAAGAPIAEDHGEPHAAGMRITRMVAFDHSTGRAWAVADEPGHDDWAAYVTSVGSALAVTAVSHRTAAVARHTPVEYAELIERCRESIRAGTAYQLCLTTRFSVPGEHDAVAAYRRLRTATPAHHGGFLRIGGVSLLSASPEQFLHADGGVIRTRPIKGTRPRGRDAADDAALAAELAVDPKERAENVMIVDLMRNDLSRVCEPGSIRVDALWAVETYPAVHQLVSTVSGTAAAGTTFGDLLAAAFPAGSMTGAPKLSAMSELHALEGGPRGLYSGCFGYVGDGGTIDLAMVIRSVVLDGHGARVGAGGGITWRSVAASEVAEVATKAKAPLAALGAEMPGAWASDILS; translated from the coding sequence GTGCCAGACCGCCTGACCGCTCGCATCCTGACCCGCGCGGTCGATCCCGAGGACCTGTTCCTCGCGCTCGAAGCCGACGTGGAGGACATCTTCTGGCTGGATGCCGGCGCAGGGGCCACTGACGGCTGGAGCTATGTCGGTACGGGCGATGCCGCAGCGGTTCCCCGCAGCGTCCGCCTCGACGGCGCATCGGATGCGGAGCCGGCGGCACCGCCCCTGCGGGGCGGTTGGGTCGGCTGGATGGACTATGAGGCCGGGGCACGGGCAGCAGGTGCGCCGATCGCGGAAGATCACGGCGAGCCCCACGCCGCCGGGATGCGCATCACACGGATGGTCGCCTTCGATCACTCGACGGGGCGCGCATGGGCGGTGGCCGACGAACCCGGTCACGACGACTGGGCGGCCTACGTGACGTCTGTGGGTTCTGCGCTCGCGGTCACCGCCGTCAGTCACCGCACGGCGGCCGTCGCACGCCACACTCCCGTGGAGTACGCGGAGCTGATCGAACGCTGCCGCGAGTCGATCCGGGCCGGGACCGCGTACCAGCTGTGCCTCACCACACGCTTCTCCGTGCCCGGCGAGCACGACGCAGTGGCGGCCTACCGACGGCTTCGGACGGCCACCCCGGCGCACCACGGAGGATTCCTGCGCATCGGGGGTGTCTCGCTTTTGAGCGCCAGTCCCGAGCAGTTCCTCCACGCCGACGGCGGAGTGATCCGCACGCGCCCGATCAAGGGCACACGTCCCCGCGGGCGGGATGCGGCTGACGACGCGGCGCTCGCCGCAGAGCTCGCCGTCGACCCGAAGGAGCGTGCCGAGAACGTCATGATCGTCGACCTGATGCGCAACGATCTGTCACGGGTCTGCGAGCCGGGTTCGATTCGCGTCGACGCGTTGTGGGCCGTCGAGACCTATCCGGCCGTGCACCAACTGGTCAGCACGGTCAGCGGCACCGCGGCGGCGGGGACCACCTTCGGCGACCTGCTCGCGGCCGCGTTCCCCGCGGGAAGCATGACCGGTGCACCGAAGCTGTCGGCCATGAGCGAGCTGCATGCTCTGGAAGGCGGGCCGCGCGGGCTCTACTCCGGATGCTTCGGCTACGTCGGCGACGGAGGGACCATCGATCTCGCCATGGTCATCCGCAGTGTCGTGCTCGACGGCCACGGTGCGCGGGTCGGAGCCGGAGGCGGCATCACCTGGCGCTCGGTCGCTGCCTCGGAGGTCGCAGAGGTGGCGACGAAAGCGAAGGCGCCGCTGGCAGCACTCGGAGCGGAAATGCCGGGCGCCTGGGCTTCCGATATCCTGAGCTGA
- a CDS encoding DedA family protein: protein MDDLLLWLFDLIQSIDPVTRTLIAGVAVMLETSILIGLIVPGDTVVIIASMGVSGPIEAIAMVLAVVVGALIGESIGFWLGRWVGPHIRHSWIGRRVGEANWVRAENYLARRGGIAIFLSRFLPVLHSLVPLTVGMSHFSYRRFIAWTTPACLLWAAAYVSITSLAAGSFRELVDRVHFAGYIFVGVIALFLVLVFVGKKVLARLEARHLETGEADTQSSADVKD, encoded by the coding sequence GTGGATGACCTGCTGCTGTGGCTGTTCGACCTGATCCAGTCGATCGACCCGGTCACGCGCACGCTGATCGCCGGAGTGGCCGTGATGCTCGAGACGAGCATTCTCATCGGTCTCATCGTTCCCGGCGACACGGTCGTCATCATCGCGTCCATGGGCGTCTCCGGACCGATCGAGGCGATCGCCATGGTGCTCGCCGTCGTGGTCGGAGCGTTGATCGGCGAGAGCATCGGATTCTGGCTCGGGCGCTGGGTGGGTCCCCACATCCGTCACTCGTGGATCGGCCGTCGCGTCGGCGAGGCGAACTGGGTCCGAGCAGAGAACTATCTCGCCCGCCGTGGCGGCATCGCCATCTTCCTCTCCCGGTTCCTCCCGGTGCTGCATTCTCTCGTGCCCCTCACTGTGGGGATGAGCCACTTCTCGTACCGGCGATTCATCGCGTGGACGACGCCTGCCTGCCTGCTCTGGGCGGCCGCCTACGTCAGCATCACCTCTCTGGCCGCGGGGAGCTTCCGCGAGCTCGTCGATCGCGTGCACTTCGCCGGGTACATCTTCGTGGGCGTCATCGCCCTCTTCCTGGTGCTCGTGTTCGTGGGCAAGAAGGTGCTGGCCCGTCTGGAGGCTCGTCACCTCGAGACCGGTGAGGCCGACACGCAGAGCAGCGCGGACGTGAAAGACTGA
- a CDS encoding phosphatase domain-containing protein, with protein sequence MASAPPAPRIHWFARLEHRFHVWREGRARRRGRTATILPFPGYGGPGWVRVVGRVLIVPPQRRTKNGEPASVRGWRSFVGIPVSFAKVTVQIGDSVHHVIADRGGVIDSVVDSTLEPGWQTFTFSVEGQEAVETTAFIVSESTRFGVVSDVDDTVMVTALPRPFIAAWNSFVVDEHARLPVPGMAVLLDQVLREHPGAPMIYLSTGAWNVAPTLTRFLGRHLFPAGSMLLTDWGPTHDRWFRSGREHKLTNLRRLATEFPEMKWLLIGDDGQHDEAIYSQFMDEHPASVAGVAIRRLLPAEAVLAGGRAGREPHSEDVAPWVSAEDGAGLRDLLGEAGILR encoded by the coding sequence ATGGCTTCCGCACCCCCGGCGCCCCGGATCCACTGGTTCGCGCGTCTCGAACACCGCTTCCATGTGTGGCGAGAAGGACGAGCGCGCCGCCGCGGACGCACGGCGACGATCCTGCCGTTCCCCGGTTACGGCGGTCCGGGGTGGGTCCGCGTCGTCGGACGTGTGCTGATCGTTCCTCCGCAGCGACGCACGAAGAACGGCGAGCCCGCCAGCGTGCGGGGCTGGCGGAGTTTCGTCGGCATCCCGGTGAGCTTCGCGAAGGTCACTGTGCAGATCGGCGATTCCGTGCATCATGTGATCGCCGACCGGGGCGGCGTGATCGACTCGGTGGTCGACTCGACGCTCGAGCCCGGGTGGCAGACGTTCACCTTCTCGGTCGAGGGGCAGGAGGCCGTCGAGACCACCGCCTTCATCGTCTCTGAATCCACTCGCTTCGGCGTGGTCTCCGACGTCGATGACACCGTCATGGTCACGGCGCTCCCCCGCCCGTTCATCGCCGCGTGGAACTCCTTCGTCGTCGACGAGCACGCCCGCCTCCCCGTTCCCGGCATGGCGGTGCTGCTCGACCAGGTGTTGCGCGAGCATCCGGGGGCTCCCATGATCTATCTGTCCACGGGGGCGTGGAACGTCGCTCCCACGCTGACCCGCTTCCTCGGGCGCCATCTGTTCCCCGCAGGATCCATGCTCCTGACGGACTGGGGGCCGACGCACGACCGCTGGTTCCGCAGCGGTCGTGAACACAAGCTCACGAACCTGCGCCGGCTGGCCACCGAGTTCCCCGAGATGAAGTGGCTGCTGATCGGAGACGACGGTCAGCACGACGAGGCGATCTACTCTCAGTTCATGGATGAGCATCCTGCTTCCGTCGCAGGCGTCGCCATCCGTCGCCTGCTTCCGGCGGAGGCCGTGCTCGCCGGTGGTCGTGCCGGACGCGAGCCGCACTCCGAGGACGTCGCTCCGTGGGTGAGCGCAGAAGACGGTGCGGGTCTGCGCGATCTGCTCGGCGAAGCCGGCATCCTGCGCTGA
- a CDS encoding 3-methyladenine DNA glycosylase: MILSRAEWQRRELAHQERADSLTAEHRARSARGEKHPVWDFLFTYYSYKPSQLRRWHPGAGIELEDAPDRAGWRWYSPGVTPGGAVPDADVFAGDKPELAELVERMLRRPASRPAQFGCFGLHEWAMVYRADEHRHAVPLRLGQAGTDAVVERHELRCTHFDAFRFFTPEAVPLNRASLTRDEQPLFEQPGCLHAGMDLYKWALKLGPLVPGELLLDAFEHAREIRLLDMQAAPYDLSAWGVAPVRIETAEGKAEYVRRQRVFADRGAVLRSALLEAWLGADRRTASGV, from the coding sequence ATGATCCTCTCCCGGGCCGAATGGCAGCGGCGCGAGCTCGCGCACCAGGAGCGAGCCGATTCCCTCACGGCAGAGCACCGCGCGCGTTCGGCACGCGGTGAGAAGCATCCGGTGTGGGATTTCCTCTTCACGTACTACTCGTACAAGCCGTCGCAACTGAGGCGGTGGCACCCCGGCGCCGGCATCGAACTCGAAGACGCGCCCGACCGCGCCGGCTGGCGCTGGTACTCCCCCGGAGTCACCCCGGGCGGCGCTGTTCCCGATGCTGACGTCTTCGCCGGTGACAAGCCGGAGCTCGCCGAGCTCGTCGAGCGGATGCTGAGGCGCCCGGCCTCTCGTCCCGCACAGTTCGGATGCTTCGGTCTGCACGAGTGGGCGATGGTCTATCGAGCCGATGAGCACCGTCATGCCGTGCCCCTGCGTCTCGGACAGGCGGGCACCGACGCGGTGGTCGAACGTCACGAGCTCCGCTGCACGCACTTCGACGCGTTCCGTTTCTTCACCCCTGAGGCGGTCCCGCTCAACCGTGCGTCGTTGACCCGAGACGAACAGCCTCTCTTCGAACAGCCGGGATGTCTGCACGCCGGTATGGATCTGTACAAGTGGGCTCTCAAGCTCGGCCCGCTCGTACCCGGCGAGCTGCTGCTGGATGCGTTCGAGCATGCGCGCGAGATCCGCCTGCTCGATATGCAGGCCGCGCCATACGACCTGTCAGCGTGGGGCGTGGCTCCCGTCCGCATCGAGACCGCCGAAGGAAAGGCCGAGTACGTGCGTCGCCAGCGGGTGTTCGCCGACCGAGGAGCCGTGCTGCGTTCTGCCCTGCTGGAGGCGTGGCTCGGGGCCGATCGGCGAACCGCCTCCGGCGTCTGA
- a CDS encoding glycoside hydrolase family 3 N-terminal domain-containing protein codes for MSRRRVWAAGAAGMLALFALAVPTSASAGLTGAEDTARAHAVTARHAPAGAETAQTGAPGPQQRAADLVAHMTTQEQAASVVMGHISTTDPDALRAYMAQGLGGFILMGGNIPSNGDELMTITAALGADSDLPPLIAIDQEGGIVSRLGGDDFPASTSLKSEAVDRTAAAFAARASLVAQSDITVNFGTVADVTADPSSFIYGRALGIDPATAAERVSAATAAQEQFLASTLKHFPGHGAAPGDSHHAIPSTAETLEQWRASDALPFAAGIDAGASVLMFGHLAYTSVDTAPASLSARWHRIAREEMDFDGVIVSDDLGMLQSSGDPAYADPVAYAVSALTAGTDLVLMIAGSTDQTAGQIVSGVTAAVGSGALSADRLAEAATRVMTLRLQSSATSAEWSLCGECAPVD; via the coding sequence ATGTCGCGTCGCCGCGTCTGGGCAGCCGGAGCGGCGGGGATGCTCGCGCTCTTCGCGCTGGCCGTGCCGACGAGCGCGTCGGCGGGACTCACCGGCGCCGAGGATACCGCGAGAGCTCACGCGGTGACAGCGCGCCACGCTCCCGCAGGCGCTGAGACCGCGCAGACCGGCGCTCCCGGGCCACAGCAGCGCGCGGCCGACCTCGTGGCGCACATGACGACGCAAGAGCAGGCGGCGAGCGTCGTGATGGGCCACATCTCGACCACCGATCCTGACGCGTTGCGGGCATACATGGCTCAGGGCTTGGGCGGATTCATCCTGATGGGTGGCAACATCCCGTCGAACGGCGACGAGCTCATGACGATCACGGCAGCGCTCGGAGCCGACTCCGACCTGCCTCCGCTCATTGCGATCGACCAGGAGGGCGGCATCGTCTCCCGTCTCGGGGGCGACGACTTCCCCGCGTCCACGAGTCTCAAGTCAGAGGCCGTCGACCGCACTGCCGCTGCCTTCGCTGCCAGGGCGTCTCTCGTCGCGCAGTCCGACATCACCGTGAACTTCGGCACGGTCGCCGATGTCACTGCCGATCCGTCATCGTTCATCTATGGCAGAGCCCTGGGCATCGATCCGGCGACGGCTGCCGAACGCGTTTCTGCCGCGACCGCCGCACAGGAGCAGTTCCTCGCTTCGACGCTCAAGCACTTCCCGGGCCACGGCGCCGCGCCGGGAGACTCTCATCATGCGATCCCGAGCACCGCCGAGACTCTGGAGCAGTGGAGAGCGTCCGACGCGCTGCCGTTCGCTGCCGGGATCGATGCGGGCGCTTCCGTGCTGATGTTCGGGCACCTCGCCTACACGTCGGTGGACACCGCTCCGGCCTCGCTGTCTGCGCGGTGGCACCGGATCGCCCGCGAAGAGATGGACTTCGACGGCGTGATCGTGAGCGACGACCTCGGCATGCTCCAGTCCTCAGGCGACCCCGCATACGCAGACCCGGTTGCGTACGCGGTATCGGCTCTGACGGCAGGCACTGACCTCGTGCTGATGATCGCCGGCTCGACCGACCAGACCGCGGGGCAGATCGTCAGCGGGGTGACCGCGGCGGTCGGATCCGGGGCACTGTCTGCTGACCGGCTGGCCGAGGCGGCGACTCGGGTCATGACCCTGCGGCTGCAGTCCAGCGCCACGAGCGCGGAGTGGAGCCTCTGCGGTGAGTGCGCACCGGTGGACTGA
- a CDS encoding SDR family oxidoreductase, which translates to MSRIIVFGGHGRIALLLAPLLVADGDEVTAVIRNPDHVAEVEQTGAHALVADVEALGVSELAEIIRGHDAVVWSAGAGGGSAERTYAVDRDAAIRTMDAATDAGVKRYVMVSWIGSKADHGVPEDSDFFPYADAKWAADEHLRGADLDGTILGPGTLTFDEPTGRIVLDPEGKGEVSRADVARVIAQSLGNPSTFGRTIRFGNGGDEDSAPIADLLSA; encoded by the coding sequence ATGTCGCGCATCATCGTCTTCGGCGGTCACGGCCGCATCGCCCTGCTCCTCGCCCCTCTCCTCGTCGCCGACGGTGACGAGGTGACGGCCGTCATCCGCAATCCCGATCACGTCGCAGAGGTCGAACAGACCGGCGCGCACGCTCTCGTCGCCGACGTCGAGGCTCTCGGTGTGAGCGAGCTCGCCGAGATCATCCGCGGCCATGACGCCGTGGTCTGGTCGGCGGGGGCGGGCGGAGGATCCGCTGAGCGCACTTACGCGGTCGATCGGGATGCGGCGATCCGCACGATGGACGCCGCGACCGACGCGGGAGTGAAGCGCTACGTGATGGTCTCCTGGATCGGGTCGAAGGCCGACCACGGCGTGCCAGAGGACTCGGACTTCTTTCCCTACGCCGACGCGAAGTGGGCTGCAGACGAGCACCTGCGAGGCGCTGATCTCGACGGCACGATCCTCGGCCCCGGCACCCTCACGTTCGATGAACCGACCGGGCGCATCGTCCTCGACCCCGAAGGCAAGGGCGAGGTGTCCCGAGCCGACGTCGCACGCGTGATCGCCCAGAGTCTCGGAAACCCCTCGACCTTCGGACGCACGATCCGATTCGGCAACGGCGGCGACGAAGATTCGGCTCCGATCGCCGATCTGCTCAGCGCCTGA
- a CDS encoding NAD(P)-binding domain-containing protein — protein MNLLDSIVIGAGQAGLSASFHLTRLGVSHVVLDGDTEPGGAWRHRWDALTMRDVHGVAELPGDTAPPRDDRRANHAVPEYFADYERDHDLPVIRPVRVDRVDDEAGTLVVHAGERQWRARTLVNATGTWTHPFLPHYPGMETFVGEQLHTVDYPGPAHFIGKRVLVVGGGASAVQFLGALAPLTDTLWATRREPVWRTDDFTPEAGAAAVALVEQRVARGLPPESVVSVTGLMLREQELEAERLGAYAARRPMFSRIEPDGVRWADGTFERVDVILWATGFRPAIAHLAPLHLRSESGGIQLDRAGRGTTAVKDPRIQLVGYGPSASTIGANRAGRSAAKGVRVALRAASTSHDQQRPAPEPGGRHILLARADVGE, from the coding sequence GTGAACCTCCTCGACAGCATCGTGATCGGTGCGGGACAGGCCGGTCTCTCGGCCTCCTTCCACCTCACTCGCCTCGGTGTCTCGCACGTCGTTCTCGACGGCGACACCGAGCCGGGAGGAGCCTGGCGGCACCGCTGGGATGCCTTGACGATGCGGGATGTGCACGGCGTCGCGGAGCTGCCCGGCGATACGGCACCGCCCCGCGACGATCGCCGCGCGAACCACGCGGTGCCCGAGTACTTCGCGGACTACGAGCGCGATCATGATCTGCCGGTCATCCGGCCGGTGCGCGTGGACCGCGTGGACGATGAGGCGGGCACGCTCGTGGTGCATGCGGGGGAGAGGCAGTGGCGCGCCCGCACCCTCGTCAACGCGACCGGCACCTGGACTCACCCCTTCCTGCCGCACTACCCGGGGATGGAGACCTTCGTCGGCGAGCAGCTGCACACGGTCGACTACCCGGGGCCGGCGCACTTCATCGGCAAGCGGGTGCTGGTCGTCGGAGGAGGCGCTTCGGCCGTGCAGTTCCTCGGGGCGCTGGCGCCTCTCACCGACACCCTGTGGGCGACGCGCCGTGAGCCGGTGTGGCGCACCGATGACTTCACGCCCGAGGCCGGCGCGGCGGCGGTCGCTCTCGTCGAACAGAGGGTCGCCCGTGGACTGCCGCCCGAGAGCGTGGTCAGCGTCACGGGCCTCATGCTGAGGGAGCAGGAGCTCGAAGCCGAGCGTCTCGGAGCGTATGCGGCTCGTCGACCGATGTTCTCGCGCATCGAGCCGGACGGCGTCCGCTGGGCCGACGGAACTTTCGAACGGGTCGACGTGATTCTCTGGGCAACCGGCTTCCGGCCCGCGATCGCCCACCTCGCGCCCCTGCATCTGCGCAGCGAATCCGGCGGCATCCAGCTCGACCGCGCGGGCCGCGGCACGACAGCGGTGAAGGATCCGCGCATCCAGCTCGTCGGCTACGGCCCCTCCGCCAGCACTATCGGCGCGAACCGCGCCGGACGTTCGGCGGCGAAAGGCGTGCGAGTCGCCCTCCGAGCCGCGTCGACCTCCCACGATCAGCAGCGTCCGGCGCCGGAGCCGGGAGGACGTCACATCCTCCTCGCCCGCGCCGACGTCGGGGAGTGA
- a CDS encoding AI-2E family transporter — translation MTPTGIAPRDEPGLWSRGFGLVATRSLQILAVLAVVAVGVLVITQLSLVFIPVTIALILASAIHPLVALMRRRGVPSILATWIALIGILAILGGVVWVIVLTVRSQWDDLVESATDGIVQVTAWLDTLPFGIADLDLDDLWASAGEFLTSASFGRGALAGVSATASFFTGLALMIVVLFFFLKDGPRIWEFLLRPLTGASYERARRIGDKTVDVFGGYIRGTSIVAAADAVGIGVGLAILQIPLALPLAVIVFLTAFIPLVGATAAGILAALVALVTHGPLAALIVVGIVVLVNQLEGNFLQPVVMARSLKLHALVILLALTTGTILGGIVGAVLSVPIAAVAWGIITVWDGPHLPARPFRKKRPETV, via the coding sequence ATGACGCCGACGGGAATCGCTCCCCGAGACGAACCAGGGCTCTGGTCCCGGGGCTTCGGTCTCGTCGCCACCCGCAGCCTGCAGATCCTCGCCGTGCTCGCTGTCGTGGCCGTCGGCGTGCTCGTCATCACGCAACTGTCGCTCGTGTTCATCCCGGTGACGATCGCGCTCATCCTGGCATCCGCCATCCATCCGCTCGTCGCGTTGATGCGCAGACGCGGCGTACCGTCGATCCTCGCGACGTGGATCGCTCTGATCGGCATCCTCGCGATTCTCGGCGGTGTCGTCTGGGTGATCGTGCTCACCGTGCGGTCGCAGTGGGATGACCTCGTGGAGTCCGCGACCGACGGCATCGTCCAGGTGACGGCGTGGCTCGACACACTCCCGTTCGGCATCGCGGATCTCGATCTCGACGACCTGTGGGCGAGCGCCGGTGAGTTCCTCACCAGCGCCTCGTTCGGCCGCGGCGCTCTCGCCGGCGTATCTGCGACGGCGAGCTTCTTCACCGGACTGGCCCTCATGATCGTCGTGCTGTTCTTCTTCCTCAAAGACGGACCCCGCATCTGGGAGTTCCTGCTGCGCCCGCTCACCGGCGCCAGCTACGAACGCGCCCGTCGCATCGGCGACAAGACCGTCGATGTCTTCGGCGGATACATCAGAGGAACGTCGATCGTCGCCGCGGCCGATGCCGTCGGCATCGGAGTCGGCCTCGCGATCCTCCAGATCCCGCTCGCGCTGCCGCTGGCCGTGATCGTCTTCCTCACCGCATTCATCCCGCTCGTCGGTGCGACCGCCGCCGGTATCCTCGCAGCGCTCGTCGCGCTGGTGACCCATGGTCCGCTCGCGGCGTTGATCGTCGTCGGCATCGTCGTGCTGGTCAACCAGCTCGAAGGCAACTTCTTGCAGCCCGTCGTCATGGCCCGTTCGCTCAAGCTGCACGCACTCGTCATCCTGCTCGCCTTGACCACCGGCACCATCCTCGGCGGAATCGTCGGCGCGGTGCTGTCCGTGCCGATCGCCGCCGTCGCCTGGGGCATCATCACGGTCTGGGACGGCCCCCACCTGCCCGCACGTCCGTTCCGGAAGAAGCGTCCCGAGACGGTCTGA
- a CDS encoding SDR family oxidoreductase, with product MSVHLITGAGSGIGSVLARRLLDRGDQVVLLARDAGRAREIAESMPGASTIVGDLAQPGRLSWALSKQSLPERVDSLVHAAGVVDLGPVADLPATLWEQQLAVNLVGPAELTRLLLPLLRVSRARVVFVNSGAGLHAHPGWSAYAASKHGLKALADSLRAEEAEHGVRVTSIFPGRTATPMQERVHQQEGRSYDPARFITADSVATTILTALDLPDDAALTDLTIRPTG from the coding sequence GTGTCGGTTCACCTGATCACCGGGGCCGGGTCCGGCATCGGATCGGTCCTCGCCCGTCGTCTGCTCGACCGCGGCGATCAGGTGGTGCTTCTCGCTCGAGATGCGGGGCGGGCGCGTGAGATCGCCGAGTCCATGCCCGGTGCCTCGACGATCGTCGGCGACCTTGCGCAACCGGGCAGGTTGTCGTGGGCATTGTCGAAGCAGTCGTTGCCCGAGCGCGTCGACTCCCTCGTGCACGCGGCAGGAGTCGTCGACCTGGGTCCGGTCGCTGACCTTCCCGCGACGCTGTGGGAGCAGCAGCTCGCCGTCAACCTCGTCGGCCCGGCCGAGCTCACGAGGCTTCTGCTTCCCCTCCTGCGGGTGTCACGAGCGCGGGTCGTGTTCGTCAACTCCGGCGCCGGACTGCACGCGCACCCCGGATGGTCTGCGTATGCCGCCTCCAAGCACGGGCTCAAGGCGCTGGCCGACTCGCTGCGAGCCGAGGAGGCAGAGCATGGGGTGCGTGTCACTTCGATCTTTCCCGGGCGCACGGCCACTCCCATGCAGGAACGCGTGCACCAGCAGGAGGGGCGCTCGTACGATCCCGCTCGCTTCATCACTGCCGACTCGGTCGCGACGACCATCCTCACGGCGCTCGACCTTCCCGACGACGCAGCGCTGACCGATCTGACCATCCGGCCGACCGGCTGA
- the rsfS gene encoding ribosome silencing factor, giving the protein MQSPENAVHMLQLAADAAVSKGGEDLVALNVSEPLPLVDIFLLVTGNSERNVAAIADEIEDKLIEAGHKRVRREGRAEARWVLLDFGDLIVHVFHQEERVYYGLERLWKDCPVVPFEVADPAADRA; this is encoded by the coding sequence ATGCAGTCTCCTGAAAACGCCGTACACATGCTGCAGCTCGCAGCCGACGCCGCCGTGTCGAAGGGCGGTGAAGACCTCGTCGCGCTCAACGTGTCGGAGCCTCTGCCGCTCGTCGACATCTTCCTTCTGGTCACCGGAAACAGCGAGCGCAACGTCGCCGCGATCGCCGATGAGATCGAGGACAAGCTCATCGAGGCGGGGCACAAGCGGGTCCGCCGCGAGGGCCGCGCCGAAGCACGGTGGGTGCTGCTCGACTTCGGCGACCTGATCGTCCACGTCTTCCACCAGGAGGAGCGCGTCTACTACGGCCTCGAGCGCCTGTGGAAGGACTGCCCCGTCGTTCCGTTCGAGGTCGCGGATCCGGCCGCGGATCGCGCCTGA
- the nadD gene encoding nicotinate-nucleotide adenylyltransferase, protein MNDTISRPARIGVMGGTFDPIHHGHLVAASEVAHSFDLDEVVFVPTGRPWQKDEVTPSEHRYLMTVIATASNPQFTVSRVDVDREGPTYTIDTLRDLKQARPDAELFFITGADAVAQILSWRDHDELWELAHFVAVSRPGHVLSTDGLPSDNVSQLEVPALSISSTACRARVREDEPVWYLVPDGVVQYIAKHHLYRSKA, encoded by the coding sequence ATGAACGACACGATCTCGCGTCCGGCGCGCATCGGTGTGATGGGCGGCACGTTCGACCCCATCCATCACGGGCACCTGGTAGCCGCGAGCGAGGTCGCGCACTCCTTCGACCTCGACGAGGTCGTCTTCGTCCCCACCGGGCGACCGTGGCAGAAAGACGAAGTCACACCGAGTGAACATCGGTATCTGATGACGGTCATCGCGACGGCATCCAACCCGCAGTTCACCGTGAGCCGCGTCGATGTCGATCGCGAGGGGCCGACGTACACGATCGACACCCTGCGAGATCTCAAGCAGGCTCGGCCGGATGCAGAGCTGTTCTTCATCACGGGAGCGGATGCCGTAGCGCAAATTCTCAGTTGGAGAGACCATGATGAGTTGTGGGAGTTGGCCCACTTCGTCGCGGTCTCACGCCCAGGTCACGTCCTGAGCACTGATGGCCTCCCGAGCGACAACGTCAGCCAGCTGGAGGTGCCGGCCCTGTCGATCTCGTCCACGGCTTGCCGAGCGCGGGTCCGTGAGGATGAGCCGGTCTGGTATCTCGTTCCCGACGGAGTCGTTCAATACATCGCGAAGCATCATCTGTATCGGAGCAAGGCATGA